TAATGATATGTTTATGGTTCAACGACTCTCGTTGCCGAGATCTAAAATGTTTTTCTTTTCTAATGTATAGAGCTCGTAGCGGATCTGTTTAAATTGTTCACTCAAAGTAGGGTCTACTATCTTATAAAGCTCTTCCAAAACACGTGAAGATTCTTGTCCTCGTTTGTAGTTTGCTATGAGTATAGACCGGAGATCGGTTCGATTCATTTCGGTTTGCATTGTGGGGCGTAAGACATCATTGATACTGTCACGAGAGGCGAGAAGTTCTTCAAGAGATTCGATACGGCATTGATGGCGGAGAGATTTGAGGTGTGAGGCGAGTTCCTTGTCATTGCGAACATAGCGTGCTATATCCTCAATCACACGGATTCCCTCTTTGAGTCGGTTGAGATTGGCATCCACCACCCGGAGAAGTTCCGGGGGAAGGATGTTACTCGTCGCTGCTGCCACCGAAGATTCCGAAGAGTTGGAGCAATGTGATGAATAGGTTGAAGAAGTCAAGGTACAATGCAATCGCACCGTC
Above is a genomic segment from Sulfuricurvum sp. containing:
- a CDS encoding thiamine-phosphate pyrophosphorylase; the protein is MAAATSNILPPELLRVVDANLNRLKEGIRVIEDIARYVRNDKELASHLKSLRHQCRIESLEELLASRDSINDVLRPTMQTEMNRTDLRSILIANYKRGQESSRVLEELYKIVDPTLSEQFKQIRYELYTLEKKNILDLGNESR